One region of Drosophila subobscura isolate 14011-0131.10 chromosome J, UCBerk_Dsub_1.0, whole genome shotgun sequence genomic DNA includes:
- the LOC117894000 gene encoding proline-rich extensin-like protein EPR1 isoform X3: MRSALYVLALCAVAVATATADTHVRKVRAADGYFYPTPKVPFDLPPRTTEAPYTRPPTTRPPVTRPPTTRPPVTRVPATYLPPTNKPAPPATTRVPPPPPPPRTPPPTRPATRPPTPPPTRPATRPPATYLPPTNKPAPPATTRVPPPPPPPRTPPPPPPRTPPPTRPATRPPTPPPTRPATRPPATYLPPTNKPAPPVTTRVPPPPPPPRTPPPTRPATRPPTPPPTRPPTRPPPTYLPPTNKPAPPATTRRTPPPTVRTPPPTRATQPPTRRPASTPAPTYLPPTNKPAPPATTRPPVRTTQPPTRPPTRPPTRPPTPPPTRPPTRPPTTYLPPVTTRVTRPPTPPPTRPPTRPPTRATTPAPTYLPPTNKPAPPATTRPPVRTTQPPTRPPTRPPTPPPTRPPTRPPTTYLPPTPPPTRPRTPPPTRPPTRPPTRATTPAPTYLPPTNKPAPPATTRPPVRTTQPPTRPPTRKPTPPPTRPPTPPPTRPPTRPPTPPPTRPPTTYLPPVTTRVTRPPTPPPTRKTTIYIPPPTRASVPPQTTKHQGYQYPKPSIPFDF; this comes from the exons ATG AGAAGTGCACTGTACGTCTTGGCGCTTTGCGCTGTGGCGGTGGCCACCGCAACGGCCGATACGCATGTG CGTAAGGTACGTGCCGCCGATGGGTACTTCTACCCCACGCCGAAGGTGCCGTTCGATCTGCCCCCACGCACCACTGAGGCGCCCTACACCCGTCCGCCCACGACGAGGCCTCCGGTGACCCGTCCACCTACGACGAGGCCCCCGGTGACACGCGTGCCAGCCACGTACTTGCCTCCTACCAACAAGCCAGCACCACCGGCCACCACCCGTGtgcctccaccaccaccaccgccgagGACACCACCTCCAACGAGGCCAGCGACTCGTCCTCCAACACCGCCACCAACCAG GCCAGCGACTCGTCCGCCAGCAACCTATTTGCCACCCACAAACAAGCCTGCACCACCGGCAACCACCCgtgtgccaccaccaccaccaccaccaaggacaccaccaccaccaccaccaaggacaccaccaccaaccagGCCAGCGACTCGTCCTCCAACACCGCCTCCAACCAGGCCCGCGACTCGTCCTCCAGCAACTTACTTGCCACCCACAAACAAGCCTGCACCACCAGTGACAACTCGTGttcctccaccaccaccaccaccaaggacaccaccaccaaccagGCCAGCAACTCGTCCAccaactcctcctccaacCCGGCCACCAACTCGTCCTCCACCAACCTATCTGCCACCCACTAACAAGcctgcaccaccagcaaccACTCGTCGCACTCCACCCCCAACTGTGCGTACTCCTCCACCAACGAGAGCGACTCAGCCACCCACAAGACGCccagccagcactcca GCACCAACCTACTTGCCACCCACTAACAAAcctgcaccaccagcaactACCCGTCCCCCAGTACGCACCACTCAGCCTCCTACCAGGCCACCAACTC GGCCACCAACTCGCCCACCAACCCCACCACCAACACGCCCTCCTACTCGTCCACCAACCACTTACCTGCCACCCGTAACCACCCGCGTGACTCGTCCACCCACGCCACCACCAACCCGTCCACCAACTAGGCCACCAACACGCGCTACCACGCCTGCACCAACCTACTTGCCACCCACTAACAAGcctgcaccaccagcaactACCCGTCCCCCAGTACGCACCACTCAGCCTCCTACCAGGCCACCAACTCGCCCAcccactcctcctccaacACGCCCACCTACTCGTCCACCAACCACATACCTGCCACCCACCCCTCCTCCAACTCGCCCACGCACTCCCCCACCAACCCGTCCACCAACTAGGCCACCAACTCGGGCTACCACCCCTGCACCAACCTACTTGCCACCCACTAACAAGcctgcaccaccagcaaccACTCGTCCACCAGTACGCACCACTCAGCCTCCTACCAGGCCACCAACTCGCAAGCCCACTCCTCCCCCAACTCGTCCACCAACCCCACCACCAACTCGCCCACCCACTCGTCCACCAACCCCACCACCAACTCGCCCACCCACCACGTACCTGCCTCCCGTCACTACCCGCGTGACTCGTCCACCCACGCCACCACCTACCCGCAAGACCACCATCTACATCCCACCCCCGACAAGAGCTAGCGTGCCCCCACAGACGACCAAGCACCAGGGCTACCAGTACCCGAAGCCCAGCATCCCCTTCGACTTCTAa
- the LOC117894000 gene encoding extensin isoform X9, with protein MRSALYVLALCAVAVATATADTHVRKVRAADGYFYPTPKVPFDLPPRTTEAPYTRPPTTRPPVTRPPTTRPPVTRVPATYLPPTNKPAPPATTRVPPPPPPPRTPPPTRPATRPPTPPPTRPATRPPATYLPPTNKPAPPATTRVPPPPPPPRTPPPPPPRTPPPTRPATRPPTPPPTAPPARATTPAPTYLPPTNKPAPPATTRPPVRTTQPPTRPPTRPPTPPPTRPPTRPPTTYLPPTPPPTRPRTPPPTRPPTRPPTRATTPAPTYLPPTNKPAPPATTRPPVRTTQPPTRPPTRKPTPPPTRPPTPPPTRPPTRPPTPPPTRPPTTYLPPVTTRVTRPPTPPPTRKTTIYIPPPTRASVPPQTTKHQGYQYPKPSIPFDF; from the exons ATG AGAAGTGCACTGTACGTCTTGGCGCTTTGCGCTGTGGCGGTGGCCACCGCAACGGCCGATACGCATGTG CGTAAGGTACGTGCCGCCGATGGGTACTTCTACCCCACGCCGAAGGTGCCGTTCGATCTGCCCCCACGCACCACTGAGGCGCCCTACACCCGTCCGCCCACGACGAGGCCTCCGGTGACCCGTCCACCTACGACGAGGCCCCCGGTGACACGCGTGCCAGCCACGTACTTGCCTCCTACCAACAAGCCAGCACCACCGGCCACCACCCGTGtgcctccaccaccaccaccgccgagGACACCACCTCCAACGAGGCCAGCGACTCGTCCTCCAACACCGCCACCAACCAG GCCAGCGACTCGTCCGCCAGCAACCTATTTGCCACCCACAAACAAGCCTGCACCACCGGCAACCACCCgtgtgccaccaccaccaccaccaccaaggacaccaccaccaccaccaccaaggacaccaccaccaaccagGCCAGCGACTCGTCCTCCAACACCGCCTCCAA CTGCACCACCAG CACGCGCTACCACGCCTGCACCAACCTACTTGCCACCCACTAACAAGcctgcaccaccagcaactACCCGTCCCCCAGTACGCACCACTCAGCCTCCTACCAGGCCACCAACTCGCCCAcccactcctcctccaacACGCCCACCTACTCGTCCACCAACCACATACCTGCCACCCACCCCTCCTCCAACTCGCCCACGCACTCCCCCACCAACCCGTCCACCAACTAGGCCACCAACTCGGGCTACCACCCCTGCACCAACCTACTTGCCACCCACTAACAAGcctgcaccaccagcaaccACTCGTCCACCAGTACGCACCACTCAGCCTCCTACCAGGCCACCAACTCGCAAGCCCACTCCTCCCCCAACTCGTCCACCAACCCCACCACCAACTCGCCCACCCACTCGTCCACCAACCCCACCACCAACTCGCCCACCCACCACGTACCTGCCTCCCGTCACTACCCGCGTGACTCGTCCACCCACGCCACCACCTACCCGCAAGACCACCATCTACATCCCACCCCCGACAAGAGCTAGCGTGCCCCCACAGACGACCAAGCACCAGGGCTACCAGTACCCGAAGCCCAGCATCCCCTTCGACTTCTAa
- the LOC117894000 gene encoding extensin isoform X7, with amino-acid sequence MRSALYVLALCAVAVATATADTHVRKVRAADGYFYPTPKVPFDLPPRTTEAPYTRPPTTRPPVTRPPTTRPPVTRVPATYLPPTNKPAPPATTRVPPPPPPPRTPPPTRPATRPPTPPPTRPATRPPATYLPPTNKPAPPATTRVPPPPPPPRTPPPPPPRTPPPTRPATRPPTPPPTRPATRPPATYLPPTNKPAPPVTTRVPPPPPPPRTPPPTRPATRPPTPPPTRPPTRPPPTYLPPTNKPAPPATTRRTPPPTVRTPPPTRATQPPTRRPASTPAPTYLPPTNKPAPPATTRVPPPPPPPRTPPPTRPATRPPTPPPTRPVTRPPPTYLPPTNKPAPPATTRRTPPPTVRTPPPTVRTPPPTRATLPPTRRPASTPAPTYLPPTNKPAPPATTRPPVRTTQPPTRPPTRPPTPPPTRPPTRPPTPPPTRKTTIYIPPPTRASVPPQTTKHQGYQYPKPSIPFDF; translated from the exons ATG AGAAGTGCACTGTACGTCTTGGCGCTTTGCGCTGTGGCGGTGGCCACCGCAACGGCCGATACGCATGTG CGTAAGGTACGTGCCGCCGATGGGTACTTCTACCCCACGCCGAAGGTGCCGTTCGATCTGCCCCCACGCACCACTGAGGCGCCCTACACCCGTCCGCCCACGACGAGGCCTCCGGTGACCCGTCCACCTACGACGAGGCCCCCGGTGACACGCGTGCCAGCCACGTACTTGCCTCCTACCAACAAGCCAGCACCACCGGCCACCACCCGTGtgcctccaccaccaccaccgccgagGACACCACCTCCAACGAGGCCAGCGACTCGTCCTCCAACACCGCCACCAACCAG GCCAGCGACTCGTCCGCCAGCAACCTATTTGCCACCCACAAACAAGCCTGCACCACCGGCAACCACCCgtgtgccaccaccaccaccaccaccaaggacaccaccaccaccaccaccaaggacaccaccaccaaccagGCCAGCGACTCGTCCTCCAACACCGCCTCCAACCAGGCCCGCGACTCGTCCTCCAGCAACTTACTTGCCACCCACAAACAAGCCTGCACCACCAGTGACAACTCGTGttcctccaccaccaccaccaccaaggacaccaccaccaaccagGCCAGCAACTCGTCCAccaactcctcctccaacCCGGCCACCAACTCGTCCTCCACCAACCTATCTGCCACCCACTAACAAGcctgcaccaccagcaaccACTCGTCGCACTCCACCCCCAACTGTGCGTACTCCTCCACCAACGAGAGCGACTCAGCCACCCACAAGACGCccagccagcactccagcaccAACCTACT TGCCACCCACAAACAAGcctgcaccaccagcaaccACTCGTGTGCCACCCCCACCACCTCCACCAAGGACTCCACCACCAACCAGGCCAGCAACTCGCCCACCAACACCGCCTCCAACCAGGCCCGTGACTCGCCCTCCACCAACTTATTTGCCACCCACAAACAAGCCTGCACCACCGGCAACAACTCGCCGTACTCCACCTCCAACAGTGCGTACTCCACCCCCAACAGTGCGTACTCCACCACCGACCAGGGCCACTCTCCCACCTACCAGACGCCCAGCCAGCACCCCAGCACCAACTTACTTGCCTCCTACCAACAAGcctgcaccaccagcaactACCCGTCCACCTGTACGCACCACTCAGCCTCCAACCAGGCCACCAACTCGCCCACCAACCCCACCACCAACTCGTCCACCAACC CGTCCACCCACGCCACCACCTACCCGCAAGACCACCATCTACATCCCACCCCCGACAAGAGCTAGCGTGCCCCCACAGACGACCAAGCACCAGGGCTACCAGTACCCGAAGCCCAGCATCCCCTTCGACTTCTAa